Part of the Clostridium sporogenes genome, CTTAGATGAAGTTTTTTTACAAATTTTATGATTTTTTATAATTGTAAAAAGAGAAAATCTAGTGAAGATTTATTATTTAGAATAACATCTTCACTAGATTTTATATTTCAATCATAGATTTTGTCCTTTTGAACTAATAACATTCTTTATAGCAATAAAGACTATCTTTTTTTATTCTTCTTAAATCCATTAAATTAGTATCATTTCTATTTACATAGACAAATCCATAGCGTTTACGAAAAGCACTAGTTATACTTAATAAATCATAAAGGACCATGGACAATAACCAAATAATTTAACTTCATCATTAATGGCTAAATTGCATTGTTTTAAATTTTCATTATTTTTTAGCAAATAACTTCAAAATACTTTATTTAAATTATTTATAGTTCCTATTAGAATATACTATCTACCTAATTTAAATTTTTGCTTAATTAAATTAAAGATTTATAATATTATTCGATAAATAAATACAATAGAATTTATTAAAAATAAAGGAGATAATTTGCATGAAAACTTAATATGTGCTTTATAATAAAATCAATTAAATGATAAAAAAACTAAGGAAATTATACAAAAATTTAAAAATGAAAAGAAGATTGATGTCTTACAAACTTAAATTTATAATAATTTGATGAGGAGAAGGTAAACTATGTTAAGGAATATAAAAAGGAAAGTAAAAACACAACTAATTTGTGCTTTTTTAATAGTAGCTGTACTTATTGTTATAGTAGGAGCAGTAGGTGGAGTAGCTCTTAAAAATGTAGCTAGATATGGTGAAAAAATGTATAGTACCAATCTTCAATCTGTTTATATGATTACTGATATGAACCAAAACTTGACAGAAATCAAGAGCGATATGTTACAGTTAATATATGAAAAAGATAAATCTAAGAAATCTGAATTGATAAATAATATTCAGAAGAATAAAGATGAAAATAGCAAATATCTTTCTGAGTATGAAAAATTACCAAAGACTGATGAAGAAAATAAAACATTTCAAGTTTTTAAAGGTCAATTAAATCAATATAGAACATTAAGAGAAGATGTTATAAAATTAGTAGAAGATAATAATTATGCTCAAGCAGAAAAGCAATATAAAGAAATACCGAAGGTTAGAGATGCTATGTTTGAGAGTATAAGTAAAATAACTGAAATAAATTTAAACTCAGCTGAATCAGCAAATAATGATATTAATTCAATATATACTAAATCTAATATGATTATTGTTATTTTAAGTATAGCTGGTCTTTTAATGGCAATTTTCATAGGATTATTTATTGCAAGAAATATAGCAAAGCCTCTTAATAAAATAAAAAATTTAGCAGAGAGGTTGGCAAATTACGATTTTTCAACTTCAATTACAGTTACAAGAGGAGATGAGTTTGGACAAACAGCTGTAGCTCTAAATACTGCACAGGAAAATGTAAATGGATTAGTTAAGATAATTATGGAAAATTCACAGGACATAAGTGCCTCTTCTGAAGAGCTTTCAGCTACCGTAGAGGAATTATCATCAAAAGTGGAAACTATAGATACTGCAATAAATAATATTGCAGGAAGTATGCAGGAAGCTAGTGCTGCATCGGAAGAAATTAGTGCATCCGTTGAAGAAGTAGATTCAAGTTCTAATGAACTATCACAAAAGGCTATGGAAGGAAGTGATAATTCAAATAAATTTAAAGAAAGAGCTACAGAAGTTAAAAAGAATAGCCAAAAAGCTATAGAAGAATCTCGAAAAATACACTTAGAAAAGAAAAGTAATATGGAAAGGGCTGTTGAGGAAGGTAGAGTCGTTGATAGTATCAAGGTTATGGCAGACACTATAGCAAGTATTTCAGAGCAGACTAATTTACTTGCGCTAAATGCAGCAATAGAAGCAGCACGAGCAGGAGAACAGGGAAAAGGTTTTGCAGTAGTTGCTGAAGAAGTAAGAAATCTTGCTGAACAATCAAAAGATGCCGTACTAAGCATTCAAGAAACTATAGTTAAAGTACAAGGGGCATTTAAGAGTAGTATTGATACAGGTAGTGACATATTGGAATTCATAAACACACAAGTAATGGAACAATTTGATGCTTATGGAGAGACAGGTAGTCAATATTATGAGGATTCTGATTTTGTAAGTAAAATGTCCGAGGAAATTGCAGCTATGTCTGAAGAAGTTACAGCAACATTAGGACAAGTAAGTGGAGCAGTGCAGAATATGGCAATATCTGCTCAAAGGTCTAATGAGGAAGCAGATATAATAAAAGATAGTATGAATGAAACAACTAAAGCTATAGAACAAGTAGCAGAAACCGCTCAAAGTCAAGCAGAACTTGCTCAAAATTTAAATGAAATGGTGCATAAGTTTAAAATATAAGTTTAAAAATATTCGAACTATAATAAAAAGGCTATGAGGAATTTTAATTAATAACCTCATAGTCTTTATGCGTAAAATTAGGGATTTATAATATTTAGACTAAGGAGTATTTATTTAAAATAAAACATATATAGTATTGATTTAGTTAGTGTAAGTTAATAGTGTTAAGAAAAACATATTAATATATTCAAGTATATTCCAATAAAGTATAATAATACATTGATTTAAATGATTACATGCTTTAAATTGAATTGAAATACAATTTTTAACATTTAGGGAAGAGTGCTATAATAAAACATGTAATCAAAAGGGGCCCTAATTGATAAGTTGTAAATATAATCAATGAGTATTAAAATATATAAAACATACTTAGAATTAGGGGGAAATAAAATGAAAAAAATAATAACTTTTATTATGGCAACAGCATTAGCATTGGGCATGTTCATAGCACCAAAGCAAGTTTTAGCAGCAGAAAATCATGAAATGGTAGCGTATAAAATTTATATGCCTGTTAATTATAGTAAAGTAGATACATCCCAAATAAAGAAAGCAACATTACATTATGGTGTAAATGGATGGAAAGATGTTAAAGATGTTCAATTAAACAGAAGCGTAGTAGATTATTATATGGGAAGAACATTTGAAAGCTTTTATACAACTATTTATGTAGAAAAAGGTTCAAAAGTAGATTATTGCTTTAAACAAGAGTTTTATAATGAGGGAACAACATGGGATAACAATAATAATAAAGACTATCATATAACTGTAACAGAAAGTAACGTTAAATAATTTAATGTAAATAGAATGTTTTATTTATTATCATATATTAATCTTATTGTAATTGGCTTTGCCAATTGAATAATTTAATGAAGATATAAATGAAGAAGTATTTATTAAAATTAAATATATATAATATAAGCTTAGTTTGTATAAACTAAGCTTATATTAACAAAAAATTATTTTAAATGTAGGTGAAAAAATGAGAGTATTTTATGCGGTTACATTTCAGGAAGAAACAAAAGAAAAATTGATAGAATATAAAAATTTAGTTTCTAATAATTCAGTTAAAGGTAGATTCACAAATAAAAA contains:
- a CDS encoding family 1 glycosylhydrolase, with translation MVLYDLLSITSAFRKRYGFVYVNRNDTNLMDLRRIKKDSLYCYKECY
- a CDS encoding methyl-accepting chemotaxis protein, producing MLRNIKRKVKTQLICAFLIVAVLIVIVGAVGGVALKNVARYGEKMYSTNLQSVYMITDMNQNLTEIKSDMLQLIYEKDKSKKSELINNIQKNKDENSKYLSEYEKLPKTDEENKTFQVFKGQLNQYRTLREDVIKLVEDNNYAQAEKQYKEIPKVRDAMFESISKITEINLNSAESANNDINSIYTKSNMIIVILSIAGLLMAIFIGLFIARNIAKPLNKIKNLAERLANYDFSTSITVTRGDEFGQTAVALNTAQENVNGLVKIIMENSQDISASSEELSATVEELSSKVETIDTAINNIAGSMQEASAASEEISASVEEVDSSSNELSQKAMEGSDNSNKFKERATEVKKNSQKAIEESRKIHLEKKSNMERAVEEGRVVDSIKVMADTIASISEQTNLLALNAAIEAARAGEQGKGFAVVAEEVRNLAEQSKDAVLSIQETIVKVQGAFKSSIDTGSDILEFINTQVMEQFDAYGETGSQYYEDSDFVSKMSEEIAAMSEEVTATLGQVSGAVQNMAISAQRSNEEADIIKDSMNETTKAIEQVAETAQSQAELAQNLNEMVHKFKI
- a CDS encoding carbohydrate-binding protein, whose amino-acid sequence is MKKIITFIMATALALGMFIAPKQVLAAENHEMVAYKIYMPVNYSKVDTSQIKKATLHYGVNGWKDVKDVQLNRSVVDYYMGRTFESFYTTIYVEKGSKVDYCFKQEFYNEGTTWDNNNNKDYHITVTESNVK